From the genome of Silurus meridionalis isolate SWU-2019-XX chromosome 20, ASM1480568v1, whole genome shotgun sequence, one region includes:
- the zmp:0000000521 gene encoding spindlin-W: MSKKRGRKRSSGELSDSLSPDPNSLLGKRIQHSWREKGALTKWKGTVLDRLSVNPSLFMVKYDGFDCVYGIELFKDERVSNLQVLTEKIVNNKIKVPHDPEELVGKAVEHLFEKEDGEKNEWRGMVLSRAPIMTNWYYITYEKDPVLYMYQLWDDYKEGDLRILPEAENKHLLPADRKPGEETESLVGKQVEYVTDKGVKRTGLVIYQVPAKPSVYYIKYDDDFHIHVYDLVKTT; encoded by the exons ATGTCAAAGAAAAGGGGCAG AAAACGCAGCAGCGGAGAACTGAGCGACTCGCTCTCCCCTGACCCCAACAGCCTTCTGGGTAAGAGGATCCAGCACAGCTGGAGAGAGAAGGGAGCACTAACTAAGTGGAAAGGCACTGTGCTTGATCGGCTCAGCGTCAACCCATCGCTCTTCATGGTCAAGTACGATGGTTTCGACTGTGTCTACGGCATCGAGCTGTTCAAAGACGAGCGCGTGTCCAACCTACAGGTGCTCACTGAGAAAATTG TGAACAACAAGATCAAGGTGCCTCATGACCCAGAGGAGCTGGTGGGGAAAGCGGTCGAGCATCTGTTTGAGAAAGAGGATGGAGAAAAGAACGAGTGGAGAGGGATGGTGCTGTCTCGTGCGCCCATCATGACTAACTGGTATTACATCACCTACGAGAAGGACCCAGTGCTGTACATGTACCAGCTGTGGGATGACTACAAGGAAGGCGACCTCCGCATTTTACCTGAAGCAG AGAACAAGCATCTGTTGCCTGCTGACAGGAAGCCTGGCGAGGAGACCGAGAGCCTTGTGGGTAAGCAGGTCGAATATGTCACTGACAAAGGAGTGAAAAGAACCGGGCTGGTCATCTACCAAGTTCCCGCCAAGCCGTCGGTTTACTACATAAAATACGACGACGATTTCCACATTCATGTCTACGACCTGGTCAAGACCACCTAA